One Methanobacterium sp. DNA window includes the following coding sequences:
- a CDS encoding peptidoglycan-binding protein, with protein sequence MITKKIQRTTRATAIALCVVLSFLPFAGAADNTNFVNSEIDQTTGQNTVINSAVNTKILAGLTEEQVTSLKNWLKEKNFNTSINDINLTIGSSGEDVIILQKWLKEHNFYAGEIDGQFGNDTQQAVYLFQKTAGIQEDGWVGVETLQAMQSFEKTSKQETTKTSSQKSSSIKTLTTTSKTSSTTSKTKSTKKYTSTSYSSGRGTGDCWVNSANLYSQLTSSGTKARIIQYGTSLSSRHRSVQVYQNGAWVDYNYKANGYAKRYYATKSKPGITVLN encoded by the coding sequence ATAATTACGAAGAAAATACAGCGTACTACCCGAGCGACAGCTATCGCTCTTTGCGTAGTACTCAGCTTTCTGCCATTTGCAGGGGCTGCAGACAATACAAATTTTGTAAATAGTGAAATAGATCAAACAACAGGCCAAAATACAGTTATTAACAGCGCAGTTAATACTAAAATCTTAGCAGGACTAACTGAAGAACAAGTTACCAGTTTAAAGAATTGGCTTAAAGAAAAGAACTTCAACACCAGCATTAATGATATCAATTTAACCATTGGTTCATCTGGTGAGGATGTTATCATTCTACAGAAATGGCTCAAAGAGCACAATTTCTATGCAGGCGAAATTGACGGTCAATTTGGTAATGACACACAGCAGGCTGTTTACCTGTTCCAGAAAACTGCAGGGATTCAAGAAGATGGTTGGGTTGGAGTAGAAACTTTACAGGCAATGCAAAGCTTTGAAAAAACATCCAAACAAGAAACTACCAAAACAAGCTCCCAAAAAAGTAGTTCAATCAAAACATTGACTACTACTTCAAAAACCAGTTCCACAACAAGTAAAACTAAAAGCACTAAAAAATACACATCAACAAGCTATAGCAGTGGGAGAGGAACAGGAGATTGTTGGGTTAACAGCGCAAATCTATACAGCCAGCTTACAAGTTCTGGTACTAAAGCCAGAATAATACAGTACGGCACAAGTCTTTCATCAAGACATCGGTCTGTTCAGGTTTACCAGAATGGTGCATGGGTTGATTACAACTATAAAGCAAATGGATACGCTAAAAGGTACTACGCAACTAAAAGCAAACCAGGGATAACTGTACTAAACTAA
- a CDS encoding DUF2115 domain-containing protein produces MVETIEELDFSSKISKMELLHVLKKEASTIHMHDIMLASSYIQEDAKYMQAGYREEFVETFTKAFITRFKDIREDKKEYKGFIDNSNLQEFLKVLNKQIEESKIRQELYFLRLAKIVSIYTTFILEASIHPVGTSFPGGFKLKYENGEYLCPVKDKQLDTPGALCRFCVSKQDKSV; encoded by the coding sequence ATGGTTGAAACTATTGAAGAACTGGATTTTTCATCTAAAATTTCAAAGATGGAACTTCTACATGTTTTAAAAAAAGAAGCATCCACAATTCACATGCACGATATAATGTTGGCTTCATCATACATTCAAGAAGATGCAAAGTACATGCAAGCCGGTTACAGGGAAGAATTTGTTGAAACGTTCACCAAAGCATTTATAACTCGTTTTAAAGATATAAGGGAAGATAAAAAAGAGTATAAAGGTTTTATAGATAATAGTAATCTTCAAGAATTTTTAAAAGTATTAAATAAGCAGATTGAAGAATCAAAAATTAGACAGGAGCTTTATTTTCTGCGTTTAGCAAAAATTGTTTCTATTTACACCACTTTTATTTTAGAGGCTTCAATTCATCCTGTTGGAACTTCGTTTCCAGGAGGATTCAAACTTAAATATGAAAATGGTGAGTATTTATGCCCGGTGAAGGATAAACAATTGGATACTCCTGGTGCTTTATGTCGTTTTTGTGTTTCAAAGCAAGATAAAAGTGTCTGA